One segment of Neobacillus endophyticus DNA contains the following:
- a CDS encoding cold-shock protein gives MEKGKVKWFNSEKGFGFIEREGGDDVFVHFSAIQGEGFKTLEEGQAVTFDVEQGQRGPQASNVHKA, from the coding sequence ATGGAAAAAGGTAAAGTAAAATGGTTTAACAGCGAAAAAGGCTTCGGATTCATTGAACGTGAAGGTGGAGACGATGTATTCGTTCATTTCTCAGCGATTCAAGGCGAAGGGTTCAAAACTCTTGAAGAAGGTCAAGCAGTGACTTTTGACGTAGAGCAAGGTCAACGTGGACCGCAAGCTTCAAACGTTCATAAAGCTTAA
- a CDS encoding NAD(P)-dependent alcohol dehydrogenase, whose translation MITANARATFSPEGPFKLTAIERRDLQPLDVLIEIKYAGICHSDIHTARGEWGPVNYPLVPGHEIAGIVTQVGSEVTKFAVGDRVGVGCMVDSCGECDNCHKGEEQYCLNGMTGTYGAIDKYGQYTQGGYSTHIVVTEDFVVRIPDGIELDAAAPLLCAGITTYSPLRRWGAAPGKRIAVVGLGGLGHMAVKLAHAMGAEVTVLSQSLKKKEDGLRLGADHYYATSDLETFHKLAGSFDLIVNTVSAKIDINAYLALLALDGTLVNVGAPADPLAVNVFSLIGHRRSFAGSMIGGIRETQEMLDFCAEHQIAPEIEVISANQIDEAWERVLASDVRYRFVIDISTMENE comes from the coding sequence ATGATTACTGCTAATGCACGTGCTACATTTAGTCCAGAAGGTCCATTCAAACTTACCGCGATAGAGCGCAGGGATCTACAGCCGCTTGATGTCCTTATTGAGATTAAGTATGCTGGTATTTGTCACTCTGATATACATACAGCTCGCGGCGAGTGGGGGCCGGTAAACTATCCTCTTGTTCCAGGACACGAGATCGCTGGAATTGTTACCCAGGTTGGTTCGGAAGTTACAAAGTTTGCCGTGGGTGACCGAGTCGGGGTAGGCTGTATGGTTGACTCCTGCGGTGAGTGCGATAACTGCCATAAGGGAGAGGAGCAGTATTGCCTTAATGGAATGACAGGAACGTATGGAGCGATCGACAAATACGGCCAATATACACAGGGTGGCTATTCCACACACATCGTCGTAACTGAAGACTTTGTGGTTAGAATTCCTGACGGTATTGAGCTTGACGCAGCCGCACCGTTATTGTGTGCTGGCATCACAACATATTCGCCGCTTCGCCGTTGGGGAGCTGCACCTGGCAAAAGAATTGCTGTTGTTGGACTTGGCGGGCTGGGACACATGGCTGTAAAGCTTGCTCACGCTATGGGGGCAGAGGTTACTGTTTTATCACAATCATTGAAGAAGAAAGAAGACGGTTTGCGGCTTGGCGCGGATCATTATTATGCCACAAGTGACCTAGAGACGTTTCATAAACTGGCTGGTTCGTTTGACCTCATCGTAAATACAGTGAGCGCTAAGATCGATATTAATGCCTACCTTGCGCTGCTTGCACTGGACGGTACACTAGTCAATGTCGGTGCACCAGCGGATCCGTTGGCAGTAAACGTATTCTCACTTATCGGTCATCGTCGTTCGTTTGCTGGTTCGATGATTGGCGGGATTCGTGAAACGCAGGAAATGCTTGACTTTTGTGCTGAGCACCAAATTGCTCCAGAGATTGAGGTTATTTCCGCCAATCAGATTGATGAAGCCTGGGAGCGCGTACTAGCTTCAGATGTCCGGTATCGATTTGTGATCGACATCAGCACGATGGAGAATGAATAA
- a CDS encoding S1 domain-containing RNA-binding protein yields the protein MTVEIGSKVQGKVTGVTNFGAFVELPDGSTGLVHISEVADSYVKDVNYHLKIGDQVEVKVVSMKDGKTSLSIKQAIERPERQTSSYSQRPSRPGRVENRSKDFRSKGNFKPKESFEDKMARFLKTSEENLSTLKKNTGAKQGGRGGRRG from the coding sequence ATGACAGTTGAAATAGGTAGCAAAGTACAAGGTAAAGTAACAGGAGTAACTAATTTCGGAGCTTTTGTGGAATTACCGGATGGGTCAACAGGTCTTGTGCATATCAGTGAGGTAGCGGATAGCTATGTAAAAGATGTAAATTACCATCTCAAAATAGGTGATCAGGTTGAAGTAAAAGTGGTTAGTATGAAAGACGGAAAAACTTCCCTGTCTATCAAACAAGCTATAGAAAGACCTGAAAGACAAACATCTTCTTACTCACAACGCCCTTCACGCCCGGGAAGAGTGGAAAACCGTTCCAAGGACTTTCGTTCAAAAGGTAATTTCAAACCTAAGGAAAGTTTTGAAGATAAAATGGCTCGTTTTTTAAAGACAAGTGAAGAAAATTTGTCTACCCTCAAAAAGAACACTGGAGCAAAACAGGGCGGTAGAGGTGGAAGACGAGGATAA
- a CDS encoding CarD family transcriptional regulator translates to MVCLRCLKFGGGKLFQVGDCIVYPMQGAGVIEAIELKEIQGKKQPYYIINLHINKMQVMIPIAKIDKLRVRLVTDIISLENVLDIFHHEQTDSSLSMKERFKINTEKLKTGNILEGAQVVRDLMRINKIKSLNSSEKQMLESARKILISELCLIRGISEIQAMDLLQNKIG, encoded by the coding sequence ATGGTATGCTTAAGATGTCTTAAATTTGGAGGTGGCAAGTTGTTTCAAGTTGGTGATTGCATTGTTTATCCTATGCAGGGAGCAGGAGTTATCGAAGCAATAGAATTAAAGGAAATACAAGGGAAGAAACAGCCGTATTATATAATAAATTTGCATATAAATAAAATGCAAGTCATGATTCCTATTGCCAAAATAGACAAATTACGGGTTCGCTTAGTTACCGATATAATTTCTCTTGAAAATGTATTAGACATTTTCCATCATGAACAAACCGACTCATCTCTTTCGATGAAAGAAAGATTCAAGATCAATACAGAAAAGCTTAAAACAGGTAATATCCTAGAAGGAGCCCAAGTTGTACGTGATTTAATGCGGATTAACAAAATTAAATCACTCAATTCAAGTGAAAAGCAGATGCTGGAGAGCGCTCGAAAAATCTTAATCAGTGAACTTTGTTTAATAAGAGGAATCTCTGAAATCCAGGCAATGGATTTATTACAAAACAAGATTGGATAA
- a CDS encoding EAL domain-containing protein, whose amino-acid sequence MRIKQKVLIFMSILTIFSSIAFFIIVKFFILNTFEDVEKESMIKQLNTVVFNLNNTLNEIGDNLLNYSSWDDTYSFIQNYNPDRIKNNLYIQSNYVNSTFSSHNLNLIAIINTKGKVVYGSSFDLKQNKEVPIYPDFFSHIPSRTSWLLQHSNPKSVKKGIISLKEGQMLVVSAPIVTSNFNGPIRGTIVFGRLLTNFEITSLSKKTQSSLEFSSYNKAEVPKDVEVAPTIDQVINYISSKWIHIDGENKISGYALIPDIYGHPAFVLHVSSNRMIYNLCKYSVIYFFLFVGVLFLLMVTFIVLFLNKSVISRIRYLIQNINEIINNKDFSKRVAFRGNDEVDHLIHKFNMMMTSLEHYEEVIKKQAFYDPLTHLPNRASFYDKLMQQIQLSKRNNRKFYVLFIDLDRFKFINDTYGHDYGDWILQHVAIQLNQSVPNGTIISRLGGDEYTILMEDYLGENEIETIISSIQNNLSKPFIINNHSLHVTASIGMSVYPDHGEEPEVLIKHADMAMYSVKHNGKNNFHMYSARLERRILESDLNHALLNNEFTLLYQPQISVNTGLMIGAEALIRWNHPSLGVISPNEFIPIAESNGLINEIGEWVLRTACRQNVMWQTSGYSPVTISVNVSVKQLYRESFTELVKNVLYDTGLSPEYLVLEVTESVPLENYDEVIKTFIQLKNLGVKIAIDDFGKGYTSLQYLEKFPLDYIKLDKSLIDNLKMGMESVTVKTIIELCKALNISTVAEGVETKEQFHSLSNYQCDKIQGYYFSKPLSIKDFEKLMQSSQLKSR is encoded by the coding sequence ATGAGAATTAAACAGAAAGTCCTCATATTTATGAGTATTCTAACCATCTTTTCATCCATAGCCTTTTTCATTATAGTGAAGTTTTTTATTCTTAATACTTTTGAAGACGTTGAAAAAGAATCAATGATTAAGCAATTAAATACAGTTGTCTTTAATCTTAATAATACTTTAAATGAAATCGGCGACAATCTTTTAAACTATTCGAGTTGGGATGACACGTATTCATTTATACAGAATTACAATCCAGATCGGATTAAAAATAACCTATATATTCAAAGTAATTATGTTAACTCTACCTTTTCATCTCATAATTTAAATTTAATTGCGATCATCAATACTAAAGGGAAAGTCGTGTATGGTAGTTCATTTGACTTAAAACAAAATAAGGAAGTTCCCATTTATCCGGATTTCTTTTCTCATATCCCATCCAGAACTTCTTGGTTGTTACAACATTCGAATCCAAAAAGTGTTAAGAAAGGAATCATCTCTCTTAAGGAAGGTCAAATGCTTGTGGTATCTGCACCGATCGTAACAAGCAATTTTAATGGACCCATCCGTGGTACGATAGTTTTTGGAAGACTATTAACAAACTTCGAGATCACCTCTCTTTCAAAGAAAACTCAAAGTTCTCTTGAATTTTCTTCTTATAATAAAGCGGAAGTTCCAAAGGATGTTGAAGTGGCACCTACTATTGATCAGGTGATTAACTATATATCTTCTAAATGGATCCATATTGATGGTGAAAATAAAATTTCAGGATACGCTTTGATTCCTGATATTTATGGGCATCCGGCATTTGTTCTACATGTAAGTTCCAATAGAATGATTTATAATTTATGCAAATATAGCGTGATTTACTTTTTCTTATTTGTTGGGGTACTGTTTCTATTAATGGTCACTTTTATTGTGCTATTTTTAAATAAGTCTGTCATTTCTCGAATAAGATACTTGATACAAAACATAAATGAAATTATTAATAATAAAGATTTTTCAAAAAGAGTAGCATTTCGGGGCAATGATGAAGTAGATCATCTTATTCATAAATTTAATATGATGATGACTTCTTTGGAACATTATGAGGAAGTAATTAAAAAACAAGCTTTCTACGACCCATTAACTCATTTACCAAATCGCGCCTCGTTTTACGATAAGTTAATGCAACAGATTCAACTATCTAAACGAAACAATAGGAAGTTTTACGTCCTCTTTATTGACCTAGATCGTTTTAAGTTTATTAATGACACATATGGTCATGATTATGGAGATTGGATACTGCAGCATGTTGCCATTCAATTAAATCAAAGTGTTCCCAATGGAACCATAATTTCTCGATTAGGTGGTGATGAATACACCATTTTAATGGAGGATTATTTGGGAGAAAATGAGATTGAAACCATTATTTCCAGCATTCAAAATAATCTTTCAAAGCCATTTATCATCAATAACCATTCCTTGCATGTAACAGCATCCATTGGAATGAGTGTTTATCCAGATCATGGCGAGGAACCGGAGGTGCTGATTAAACATGCAGATATGGCTATGTATTCTGTAAAACATAATGGGAAAAATAACTTTCATATGTATTCTGCTCGGTTAGAGCGCCGCATTTTAGAAAGTGATTTAAATCATGCACTGCTAAATAACGAGTTTACTCTTCTGTATCAACCACAAATTAGTGTTAATACTGGTTTGATGATAGGTGCAGAAGCATTGATTCGCTGGAATCATCCATCACTTGGTGTGATCTCACCGAATGAATTTATTCCTATAGCAGAATCGAATGGATTAATAAACGAAATAGGTGAATGGGTTTTACGAACGGCATGCAGACAAAATGTTATGTGGCAAACTTCCGGGTATTCACCTGTTACAATATCTGTTAATGTTTCTGTAAAGCAATTATACCGAGAATCTTTTACTGAACTTGTGAAGAATGTTTTATATGATACCGGGTTATCTCCAGAATATTTAGTTCTTGAGGTGACAGAAAGTGTTCCGCTCGAAAATTATGACGAGGTCATAAAAACATTTATACAATTGAAGAACCTTGGTGTAAAAATTGCTATCGATGATTTTGGAAAAGGATACACATCTCTGCAATACTTGGAAAAATTCCCATTGGATTATATTAAATTAGATAAATCATTAATTGACAACCTCAAAATGGGAATGGAAAGTGTCACTGTAAAAACCATCATTGAATTATGTAAAGCATTAAATATATCTACAGTAGCAGAAGGTGTAGAAACAAAAGAACAATTCCATTCCCTTTCAAATTATCAATGTGATAAAATTCAAGGTTATTATTTTAGTAAACCGCTAAGTATAAAGGATTTTGAGAAACTTATGCAATCATCTCAACTAAAAAGCAGGTGA